CGTGTTTCTATAGAAGTTGCTGATCTTTCAAGTTATAGTTTTGATGCTTCATTTGGAGAGTATATGCCTGATATTATATGTCAGCCAATGTCTACAGAAGAAGTGGTACATATTGTAAAATTGTGTAATGAATATGATGTGCCAATTTATCCAAGAGGAAGCGGTACGAGTTTGAGTGGCGGTCCACTAGCTGTTCATGGTGGTCTCGTACTTGATTTTTCAAGATGGGACAATGACATTACAGTTTATGAGAATGATTTAATGATGGAAGTTTCACCTGGTGTTATTACTGAAAAGATTCATAAAGTAGCAGAATCTTATGGTCTCATGTATCCACCAGATCCTTCAAGTTCTAGAATATCGACTATCGGAGGAAATTTAGCTGAAAATGCTGGTGGCCCAAGATGTTTAAAATACGGTGTAACAAAAGATTATGTTGTCGGTTTAGAAGTTGTTACGGCAAATGGTGATGTGATTCATTGTGGGGGATGCACTGTGAAGAATGTGACAGGCTATGATATGACTAAGTTAATAGTTGGATCTGAAGGAACACTCGGTATTATTACGAAAGCGACTTTACAACTTATTCCTAAACCAATCGATACTAAAACGGCTATGCTTCAGTTTGATGATTTTATTACTTCAGGAAAAGCAGTTTCTAAAATTTTAAGGTCAGGTATACTACCTTCTAAAATTGAGATAATGGATAAATATTGTGTAGATGCCGTTTTGTCTACGCATCCTATTGAGAATATTACAGCTGATTCTGAATCGTTATTATTAGTTGAACTGGACGGACATCCTTTAGCTTTGGAAGCAGAAATGAAAATTATCGAAGAAACGTGTGCATCATTACCAGGTTGTAAAATGATTATTGCACAAGATGAGCAACAAGCTTCAGAATTATGGGAAGTTAGAAAACTTGTATCACCAGCAATTGTAAAATTTGGGCCAACTAAAATTAGCGAAGATACGAGTGTTCCTATTAGCCAAATACCAGCATTTTTTGAAGAAATAGAGAGAATTAGGCAAGCATATGATTTAAATTTAGTCGTATTCGGACATGCAGGTGATGGGAACTTACATCCGAATATTATTATCGATAAACGTAAACCTGAAGAAATGAAGCGTGCAGAAAAAGCGGTTGCTGAAATATTTAAAGCTTCCTTAAAACTCGGTGGCACTTTAAGTGGAGAACATGGTATCGGCTTATTTAAAAAGCCATTTATGTACAATGAATTTGATGAAGCTGGAATGAAGTTTATGAAAGATGTGAAACAAGCACTAGATCCAAATAATCGTCTGAATCCAGGAAAAATATTCCCAGACGAGAATGAAAGGTTTGTGTTAGTCCATGACGAGTAATTTAATAGATAAATTGGATTATGATGCGACTTTTGATTGTGTGCAATGTGGATTTTGTTTACCATCGTGCCCTACATATTTAACAATGAAAGAAGAAAAACATTCACCACGTGGCAGGATTAATTTAGTTAAATACGCTGTAGAAGGAAAAGTAACGTTAAAAGATTTAGAAGAAGCCATAGACTTATGTTTAGGATGTAGACAATGTGAAACAGTTTGTCCAACTGATGTAAAGTATGGTGATATATATGAGTCTGCCG
This portion of the Mammaliicoccus vitulinus genome encodes:
- a CDS encoding FAD-binding oxidoreductase codes for the protein MEELYKALKKQLDDGRVSIEVADLSSYSFDASFGEYMPDIICQPMSTEEVVHIVKLCNEYDVPIYPRGSGTSLSGGPLAVHGGLVLDFSRWDNDITVYENDLMMEVSPGVITEKIHKVAESYGLMYPPDPSSSRISTIGGNLAENAGGPRCLKYGVTKDYVVGLEVVTANGDVIHCGGCTVKNVTGYDMTKLIVGSEGTLGIITKATLQLIPKPIDTKTAMLQFDDFITSGKAVSKILRSGILPSKIEIMDKYCVDAVLSTHPIENITADSESLLLVELDGHPLALEAEMKIIEETCASLPGCKMIIAQDEQQASELWEVRKLVSPAIVKFGPTKISEDTSVPISQIPAFFEEIERIRQAYDLNLVVFGHAGDGNLHPNIIIDKRKPEEMKRAEKAVAEIFKASLKLGGTLSGEHGIGLFKKPFMYNEFDEAGMKFMKDVKQALDPNNRLNPGKIFPDENERFVLVHDE